The window AGTCCCGGGGGAAATACCTGCTGACGCTTGACCCGGATGATTATCTTGAACCTGAATATATATCGAGCTGTATTGAGGTGTTAGAGAAAGAGAATTCAACAGGTCTTGTATATACAAACTATTACAAACAGAGTTCTGCCGGACGAAAAGAGCTTCTTCTGCCTGATTTTTCAGCAGCTGACATGAGAAGCCAGAATCTTCTGCCGCCTACAGCCATATACAGACGAAAATATTTCGACATGGGCGCACGCTACAGAGATAACACTTTATACGAAGACTGGGATTACTGGATTCAACTCCTGATGCTCGGAGCAAAATTTCATCATATTCGCAAACCGCTCTACAACTATCTGGTACATGAAAACAGCTTCTCCGCAGCAGCAGTTAAAGATGACGGTCCTTCTAAGGCTAAGATTGTTTTAAACAATCCAGATTTTTTCAATAATACAGTCCGTACATGGGCAGCAGACCATCTGCGAAATAGAAACTATGCGCCATCTTTCCAGCGGGGTATAATACCACGCCCGCAAGACATAACCAGACTTTTGATGACTATTGAAAAAATGTGACTGTAGCCAGCCGTTAATTTCTTTGAACTAACGGGAAGGTATAAATCTGCTTTCAATGCTTCCGTCAGGCATAATTTCCGAAATTAAAACATCTTTATTAGGATCTCCATGATCATTGTAACTGAATTTTCCGGTTACACCACTATAAACAGGCATTTCAGAAAGAGCCTTCCTTATCGCTTTACCCTTGGTTGAACCGCAGTATTCTACAGCGGCACAGAGACTCATCATGGCATCGTATGACAAAGCTTCCAGCTCAGTTGGCTCGCAGCTGTTCTTAGCATAAAAGGCCTTTTCAAACTCTACAGATTTTTTGATCTTAAGCCCCGGACGCCAATGGTCCGTGAAATAACTTCCCATAA of the Maridesulfovibrio bastinii DSM 16055 genome contains:
- a CDS encoding glycosyltransferase family 2 protein, with the translated sequence MTLISIVIPNYNYAHFLERLFDSLVTQNFPLEQAEIIFVDDGSTDNSIEKAHRWTGLLNCSDFRIISADHCGKPGIVRNRGLLESRGKYLLTLDPDDYLEPEYISSCIEVLEKENSTGLVYTNYYKQSSAGRKELLLPDFSAADMRSQNLLPPTAIYRRKYFDMGARYRDNTLYEDWDYWIQLLMLGAKFHHIRKPLYNYLVHENSFSAAAVKDDGPSKAKIVLNNPDFFNNTVRTWAADHLRNRNYAPSFQRGIIPRPQDITRLLMTIEKM